The genomic window CCGAGGTCATCACCGTTTCAAACACCCCGTCGCCAAACCCGAAAGCGGCCAGTCGGCTGGCATTGGCCTCCGCCCGTTTGCCGGAATTGGACAACACTGCCAGGCGGCAGCCGTTATGCCGCAAAGCTGCCACCACATCAGGGGCCGCGCCATAGGCCGTCTGCCCGTTATGCAACACACCCCATTGATCGAAGACCAGCGCATCAAATTGATCCGCCACCAAGGACAGGCTTGCGATGGCCTGCATCGGATCAGCCCGGCACATCAGGGCGGGGCGGTTTCAGGGTTTTGAGATAGGCGTCAACCTCTGCCGGTTTCATCGCCGGGGCGGCTTTGGCGGCTGTGCCCTCCGGCATATCGCCGAAATAGAACTGGAAGCCGGGGATGAATTGACGGCGCTTGCGCAGCTCCATCCCCTCGAACGGATAGACGTCATGATCCCCGCAGGCCTTGTCATGGCAGGCCAGAATGTAATCGGCGCGTTTGTCGATCTCCTCGACGGATTTCCAGCCTTCGACCGAGTTCACAAACCGCGCGGGCACCCAATAGCGCCACATCTCTGCGGGGTTGGGTTCCAGATTGCGGGCCTGAAAAATCGCATCGCCGCAGACCACGATATCACCTGCCGTGGTGGCGACGGTCACCGCCATATGGCCCACGGAATGGCCGGGCGTGTGGAACATGGTGATGCCGGGCAGAACCTCGCACTCATCCTCCACCGCCTCGAACACGCAGCCGGTATAGGCGGCCTCGATCCCCAGAATGCCGCATTCATAGGTGCGGTAATACAAAGGCAGCGGGTTATAGGCCATTTCGATCTCGGCCTTGGGGGCGATATAACGTGCGTTGGGGAATTCTTTCATGTTCTGCACATGGTCCCAGTGCAGATGGGTGAAGACAATGGCATCAATCTCGGACGGGTCGACGCCCAGCTTTTCCTTGAGGTGATGATGCACCTCGGTACAGCCGCGCTTGTCGCATTTATGATGGTATTCCGTGGCCCGTTCTTCGTCGCAAAGCCCTGTATCAATGAGGATTTTATGTTCCCCGGTATCCACATAATAGCAGTAGCAGGGGTTCCAGATCTTCTTGCCTGCCGGGCCTTTCCAGAAAATATAGGTGCCCAGATCAGCCTCCAGCCATCCGGTGTTTATGGGGTGGATTCTGGTCTCTGCGATGCCCATAAGGCCCTCCTTCTGCAATGTCTGGCCCATATGTATACAAAGAGAAGATATTGTCTACATGAAAATCCACGGGATTTGCAAAAGCCGTCAGCTCAGGGCCAGAACCCGCATAAAGCTGGCCTCCATATGCTTGCGCATACCTTCAAAAGCCAGATCTGAATCTTCCGAGAATATTTTTTGCAGCAAGTCATCATGGCTTTGGGACGAGGCGGTCAGATCTGCCTTTGTCGCGAATTTCTTGGCGCGGAACGGGCCGGTGCGACGGCGAAAATCAGATGCAAGCTGTTGGATATACGGGTTGCCCGTCGCCTCATAGATTGCAAAGTGAAATGCCTCATTCGCGCGCAGATATTCCGGCAGGTCGCCTGCGGCGGCCGCCACCCGGC from Rhodophyticola sp. CCM32 includes these protein-coding regions:
- a CDS encoding N-acyl homoserine lactonase family protein, which codes for MGIAETRIHPINTGWLEADLGTYIFWKGPAGKKIWNPCYCYYVDTGEHKILIDTGLCDEERATEYHHKCDKRGCTEVHHHLKEKLGVDPSEIDAIVFTHLHWDHVQNMKEFPNARYIAPKAEIEMAYNPLPLYYRTYECGILGIEAAYTGCVFEAVEDECEVLPGITMFHTPGHSVGHMAVTVATTAGDIVVCGDAIFQARNLEPNPAEMWRYWVPARFVNSVEGWKSVEEIDKRADYILACHDKACGDHDVYPFEGMELRKRRQFIPGFQFYFGDMPEGTAAKAAPAMKPAEVDAYLKTLKPPRPDVPG